TCTTTCGCATCCCTTGCAAGGGTTATTCCTATGGTGCCTGTGCCGCAGTACAGGTCTAAAATCTTCTTGCCTTTTATGTCACCCGCATATTCCCTGACCTTGCCATACAAAATTTCTGCTCCTTTTGTGTTGGTCTGGAAGAATGAGAATGGAGATATCTTGAACATGAAGTCGAAAATTTTTTCATATATATAGTCTCTGCCAAAAAGAGTTTCAATTTTTTCTGGTTTGATTGCATCGGATGGGCTATCATCTACTGTATGCAGTATGCCTGTCAGCGTACCTCTAAGTCTCAATCTTTTTATTTCCTCAACGTATCCGGTAAGATCAAATTCCACTTGTGACGTGGTTACAAGATTTATAAGTATTTCTCCCGTGTTCTTTCCTTTCCTCACTATAAGAAAGCGTTGATATCCATTGTGGGTTTTTCTATTGTAATGTGGCAGTCTGCTTTTCCTGAAGTATTCCTGGGTGCTTTTAACTATCGCATTAAAGTCATCGTCTACAATCTTACAACATTCTGTGCTCAATATATCCATAAACCTTCCTTTTCTGTGCAAACCCAGGGTAAGCTCTCCTCCTTTTTTATAGTCCCCGAAGGAGAACTCCATCTTATTCTTGTAGCCGTAAGCCTCAGGGCTGGGCTTTATCCCCTCATATACGTCCACAGAAAAACCATTCTTCATTAAAAGATTTTTCATATATTCTTCTTTGACCTTTAATTGTTCGATATAAGGTATATCCT
This is a stretch of genomic DNA from Calorimonas adulescens. It encodes these proteins:
- the rlmD gene encoding 23S rRNA (uracil(1939)-C(5))-methyltransferase RlmD; its protein translation is MSRTVLRFDNIEKIQPLCPHFVECGGCAYQDIPYIEQLKVKEEYMKNLLMKNGFSVDVYEGIKPSPEAYGYKNKMEFSFGDYKKGGELTLGLHRKGRFMDILSTECCKIVDDDFNAIVKSTQEYFRKSRLPHYNRKTHNGYQRFLIVRKGKNTGEILINLVTTSQVEFDLTGYVEEIKRLRLRGTLTGILHTVDDSPSDAIKPEKIETLFGRDYIYEKIFDFMFKISPFSFFQTNTKGAEILYGKVREYAGDIKGKKILDLYCGTGTIGITLARDAKEVLGIELVDEAVQAARENARLNNIDNCQFFVGDTSEALSSIGMRPDIVIVDPPRPGIGAKTARDIIGLAPDVIVYVSCNPLSLMEDLKIWNNDYSIKRIINVDMFPHTSHIECVVLIEGK